The stretch of DNA CGTGCTCGATCGGCGGCGCCATCGGATGGCGCACCGAACCGGCCATGTGGATCCGCGTCCACCACGCGGCCGCGTCCTCGTGGCGCAGCTCCTCCAGCACCTCCAGCGACCCCGGGATGTGCGGGTGCCTGCGCCCCGCACGCCAGGAGTGGCTGAGCGACTGCGGCTCCAGCACCAGCACCCGCGTGCCGTCGACCAGCGGGATGTCCCCGGGAAGGGCCTCGTTGCCCACCCACGTGCCGTCGCCGCCGACCAGGTCCCACTCGCCGCGCACCACGTCCGCCAGCGGGTCCACCGGCGCGTCCAGGCAGGCGGCGGTCCATCGGGGGTCGGGCCGGGTGCCGGGCACCAGCCGCCCCTCCTTGCCGATCAGCGCGTCCGCGAGCAGCGTGTGCAGCTGGAAGTTGTCGCCGATCCCGTCGAAGCGCACCTGGAAGCCCCGGCGCGAGGTCCGGTCCAGCACCAAGAGCGTGCTCGCCTCCGCCATCCGCAGAAGTTCGTTCACCTCGACGAACTCGCTGAGCTGCGTGGACAGCGCGTGCACGATCTGGGTCAGCCCCTCCAGGGCGCTGGAGTCGGCGCGCACGGCCGCCCGCACCCCGGGGTCGCCCAGCATGGCCTTGGCGGCCAGCCCGTAGCGCAGGGACGTCCACCAGCCCACGGTGGCCAACGGGGCGTTCTCCCCGAGGACCTCCTCGACGCGCTGCTCGTCGGCCGCCGACACGTCGTTGGGCGCGGGCAGCTGTCCGCCGCCGGTCTTGTCCCACGCGTGCATGAAGGCCACTGCGGCCTGACCGTAACTTCCCAGCTGGCGCAGCACCTCCAGCCCCACCTGTCCCGCGGGCGCTCCGGCCTCCACGAGGGCGCCGGCCAGGACTGCGAGGTCGGCCGCGATCCCGGCGACGGGTTCACTGTCGCCCAGAACCGGGGCCAGCGCCTCCATGGCGATGGCGAGTTCTTCGACGGGCACCTGGGAGGACAGCCGGAACACGTCGTGCACGGCCGCCGGAAACGCGGGTGCCTGGCTGGCTGCGGTGTCGAGCACGCGTTGGAACGCGGCACGGAACTCATCGGTCACCTGTGAATCCTTCCATACCCACACGTAGTGTCCGTGGTCCGGTCACATGCGCCGATGTCGGACACCGAAAGGATCCCGCCGGAGAGGACCCGCCCGCGTCCACCGGGACGTGCGGCGGTCAGGCGGGCGACGCGAACCGGACCTCGTGCGCGTCGCGCTCCGGCGCCAGGAAGGCCAGCAGCCGCAGCCCCTCGGCCTCCGCCTCCTCGCGGTCGGCGGCCCCGATCGGCCGGAACGGCGTCACCTCCACGGCCGCCGTCCCCCCGGCGCGGACCACCTTCCAGGAGCCGCGCACCTCGCCGTCCACGAGCACCGTCGCGGGCGGCATCCCGTTGCGGGAGGCGAGCCGCTTCAGGTCCTCGCCGGAGAGTATCCGGCCGCGGTCGGCGTGGCCGCGCAGCACGTTGTCGAAGTCGTAGAGGAAGCGGACCGGCGCCGGGACGTCCGGGCCGGGGCGCGGGGCGTCGGGGAGGTCGAACAGCTCGGCGCCGTCCTCGCCGCGCAGGACCACGAGGCGCTCGCGCAGGCGGTCGACCACCGCGCGCAGCCGGGTCAGCCCCGACCAGGCCTGCACGTCCTTCACGGTGGCCGGTCCGAACGCGGCCAGGTAGCGCAGCACGAGCGCCTCCGGATCGGGCTCGGCGTCCATGGCCAGCCCGGTCCAGGTGTCGGCGGGCGCGAACGCGGGC from Nocardiopsis dassonvillei subsp. dassonvillei DSM 43111 encodes:
- a CDS encoding winged helix DNA-binding domain-containing protein produces the protein MAATDTVLSRRALGRATLARQFLLRRVDRPVTEVVSHLVGLQAQTTHTWYVGLQNRIEDPSPEDVGRQLTDGELVRATLMRGTLHLVTPEDFRALRPTVQPVIARGLAHSGHGKALAGTDLGAVADAGRALLVKEPLTPGELGARLAERWPGVPGDDLSYAARSLLPVVQIPPRGVWGSSGPPAFAPADTWTGLAMDAEPDPEALVLRYLAAFGPATVKDVQAWSGLTRLRAVVDRLRERLVVLRGEDGAELFDLPDAPRPGPDVPAPVRFLYDFDNVLRGHADRGRILSGEDLKRLASRNGMPPATVLVDGEVRGSWKVVRAGGTAAVEVTPFRPIGAADREEAEAEGLRLLAFLAPERDAHEVRFASPA